The Planifilum fimeticola genome has a segment encoding these proteins:
- the spo0A gene encoding sporulation transcription factor Spo0A, translated as MDKIRVLLADDNREFAQMLREHLSAQSDMEVIGVAYNGNEVMEQLSRQMPDVLVLDIIMPHLDGLGVLEKLQEKKFQRVPKIIMLTAFGQENVTQRAVELGAAYYILKPFDLDVLTDRIRQVQGIQGAAAPVQAAHGASSRSSNLDASITHMIHEIGVPAHIKGYLYLREAISMVYREVELLGAITKTLYPRIAEKYKTTPSRVERAIRHAIEVAWSRGNMESIRNLFGYTINVTKAKPTNSEFIAMVADRLRIEHKVG; from the coding sequence GTGGATAAAATCCGGGTCCTGTTGGCCGATGACAATCGGGAATTCGCCCAGATGCTCCGGGAGCATTTGTCGGCCCAAAGCGACATGGAAGTCATCGGAGTGGCATACAACGGGAACGAAGTGATGGAACAATTGTCGAGGCAGATGCCCGACGTTCTGGTACTGGATATTATCATGCCCCATCTCGACGGATTGGGCGTTTTGGAAAAACTTCAAGAAAAAAAGTTTCAGAGAGTTCCCAAAATAATCATGCTCACCGCCTTCGGTCAGGAAAATGTGACACAGCGGGCGGTGGAACTGGGTGCCGCATACTACATACTGAAGCCCTTTGATCTGGACGTTCTCACCGACCGCATCCGACAAGTGCAGGGGATTCAGGGGGCGGCGGCACCCGTCCAGGCGGCCCACGGCGCCAGCTCCCGCTCCTCCAACCTGGATGCAAGCATCACCCACATGATCCACGAGATCGGAGTGCCGGCTCACATCAAGGGGTATCTTTACCTGCGGGAAGCCATCTCCATGGTCTACAGGGAGGTGGAACTGCTGGGCGCCATCACCAAGACCCTGTATCCCCGGATCGCCGAGAAGTACAAAACGACGCCGAGCCGGGTGGAGCGGGCCATCCGCCACGCCATCGAGGTGGCTTGGAGCCGGGGGAACATGGAGTCCATCCGCAACCTGTTCGGCTACACCATCAATGTGACCAAGGCCAAACCCACCAACAGCGAGTTCATCGCCATGGTGGCGGATCGCCTGCGAATCGAGCACAAGGTGGGATGA